From the genome of Methylocystis echinoides:
CGCGGCGTCGCCGCCACGCCGATATCGGCGTTCGGCCAGCGTTCGAACCATGCGGCGATATCCTGCTCGGAAGGGCGGCTGTCTTGCAGATTGGTGCATGGGATCAGAGGGCGCTTGTCATCAGTGGGCGCTTGTCGTGGGGCCGCACAGGCAGAACCGACCATCCTCGGCGCAGATAAAGCCGGGCCGCCTCATTTAATGGCGCCTTCCCCTCCAATGGTCCAAGCCTTCGGCTGTGACGAAAACGCTGGAACCCGAGCCCTCTTTCCTCATTGCGCACTTTAGCAGAAACTCTCCGAAGAACGCACCCGCTGATTCGAGGACCGCAGCCATGGCCGATACGTCGAAAGCATGGGTCTGGAGCCAATATCGCGCCGTCGCCGGCGAGGATAAGGCGACCGCCAATCCTCTGCCGCTGTTCGGAAATTCGTCGACCGAGGGGGCAGGCCTATCGGGAAGAACGCGGCGTGGCGCTGCGTTGGCCCTCGCCATGATCATCGGGCTCTTCTTCCCCAAGATCGCCTTTCTGCTTCTCGTCCTGGCCGTGTTGCTGATCCTCTCGGGCCTGGAGCCGACGCGCTTTCAGGCTTTCATGGAGACTGTGCCGGGCGGGAGCGTTCTGCTCAAGGTCTTGGGGATGCTGGACGCTTTGCTCGGATAAGCTGCGCTCGGCACCCTTGCTACACGGTCGCCGCCATGCCGAAGCCGTCGACGCCGGCGAGTTCGCTTTCGTCGGCCGGCGTCTGCCAGAGGCGGTCGACCCGGGCCCCCCAGGGCCCCCGTCGCGCGGCCTCCAGAAATGCGCTGATCGCCGCATCGGAGCCGGCGGCCAGCGCCTCGACCGAGCCATCCGCCCGGTTGCGGGCCCAGCCGTCGAGGCCCAGCGCATTCCCCTCCCGGATCAGAAAGGCGCGGAAACCCACGCCCTGGACGCGCCCCGCCACGAAAAAGCGAACGACGCGACGGCTCATGGAACCGCGACATTGTCGATGAGCCGCGTGGCGCCGAGACGCGCCGCGGCCAGGATGCGGATCGGCCCGTCGGAAGGCGCCGCGACGCTGGCCAGCGTCTCGGCGTGACGCGCTTCCACATAATCGATTTCGAAGCCGGCGGCGGCCACCGCCTCGCGCGCCTCCGCCATTACGAGGCGGATCGCCGTGCCCTCGGCGATGCGTCTGGCCGCCACGGACATCGCGCGATGCAGCGCGGGGGCGCGGGCGCGATCCTCCGCCGACAGATAAACGTTGCGCGACGACATCGCGAGGCCGTCCGGATCGCGCAGCGTCGCGCTGCCGAGAATGCGCGTCGGAATGTCGAGATCGCGCGCCAGGGCGCGGATGACGAGCAACTGCTGGTAATCCTTCTCACCAAAGACCGCGACATCCGCCTGCGCCTGATTGAGCAGCTTCGCCACAACCGTGGCGACGCCCGCGAAATGCGCGGGGCGGAAGCGATCCTCGAGATCGGCCTTGGCGGGGCCGTCGAGCGAGACCGTCGTGCAAAAGCCTTGCGGATACATTTCCTCCACCGCCGGCGCGAAGACGAGATCGGCCGCGACGCTCTCGAGCTTCTCCCGATCGGCGGCGAGCGTGCGCGGATAGCGGGCGAAGTCCTCGTTTGGCCCGAACTGCGTCGGGTTGACGAAGACGGTCGCGATCACCCGATCGGCGTGGCGGCGCGCCGCCTCGACGAGCGAGAGATGGCCCGCGTGCAGCGCGCCCATCGTCGGAACGAGCCCGATCCGCTCGCCGCTCGCGCGCTGCGCCCGCACGAACGCGCGCATCTCCTCGATCGTGTGAACGACAGGAACCTCGAAGCTCATCCGCGCGGGCCTTTCCGTTGTTCCGCCAGGAGATGGGAGAGAGAGCCGACATAGGCGGGCGGCAGCTCCAGCGCCTGCGCCGCGGCGACAATGTCGGCGAGATAGCCGGGCCAGGCGGCGCCCTGATTCGGCGCGGCCCCGATATACACCAGCGCCGGCGCGGAGCCGAAGGGCTCGCGCAGGACCGGGATGATCCGCTTGGCGTAGAGCCCCTGCCCCACCTGCTCGTAACGGTCGAGCGCCGTCACGTCGGAGACCGGAACGTCCCACAGCGCCCCGTGGACCGTGGCGCGGGGATCCGGCGCGACGCTGGCGAAGCCTGAAGGGAGAATAACGAAGCGCCAGCGCGGCAGCCGCGCCCGCCCCACGAGCCTGGAGCGCGGGCAGCGCCGGGCCATGGCGGCGGCCTCCATATTGGAGCCATAGGCAAAATGAAGCGGCACGGTCAGACCCTCTCGCGCGACGGCGCAAGCGTGCTATATCACGACCGCAAGGAAGGGTGGCCGAGTGGTTTAAGGCAGCGGTCTTGAAAACCGCCGTGGGGGCAACTCCACCGTGGGTTCGAATCCCACCTCTTCCGCCATCAGAAGAGAATCTTTCTTCATCGAATGGGGCATGGTCAGCCCCGGACGCGCGCAAAGGAAGGACGAGGGCTCTCTTGCGGGTGATGGCTCTTCGGCCCCGGCCCGCCGAACTTCCCTGCATCTTCTGGAAAGCAGTTCGGGGTGGCCTTGCTCAACGCGGCGACGCGCCCCCGCCCTCCCCGCTCAGGCCAAATTGCCCGAGATTCTTGCGAACGTCCCCGAAAGTTTGCTTCCGACAGATCTCGCTGCCGAGATTGTCGCGATGGCGATGAGCGAGGCGATCAAACCATATTCAATCGCAACCGCTCCTGTTTCATCATTCATAAAATTTACGAGCACTTGCACGCTGGACCTCCGACTTTTTACGCAAGGCCAAGGTAGATTGCCCAGAACAAATAGAAAAATAGGATATATGAATATGACGCATCCGTTTTTTCGATCGCATCGCGCGCCACAGCCGAATGGCGTCAGCGCCGCACCCTCGCGCCGAGGCGCCTGGCTTTTGTCCAGGCGCCGCCGCTCCTTGTCATAGGTCCCTCAGGCCATGAGCTTCTCGCGGTCGTTGCCAAACCAATGCCGCTCACATGAGCGCGCGGGCCACGCCGACCGAGGGACCTCATTTGCATGTACCGGGGCGGACCTGATCCTTCAGCACGTCGACGTTGGTCACATTGACGTTCCCTGCAGGCAGATATCTGCAGACCCATTGCGTGCCATTGTGCACGATCCCGTTGCTGTCGGTGATGTCGCAATCCGCGCGTCCGCATCCAAGCTGGCAGGAGTCCTTCCAGACGACCTGCGTAAAGTGACCGTTCACGTCCTTGCATTCCGAAGTGGAGCCGCCTTTGAACACGGGATTGTTGAAATCGTAGTTCTTGTTTTCACAATACCACGTCGTCTCGAAGGCCTCTCTGTCGGTTAACGCCGGCAACACGGGCGCGCCATTGACCTCTTTCCAGGCGGCGGCAAGGTTCTCTCCAGTTGAACCATGCACGCCGAGGCGGCATTTCTCCGCATAGGCTTGAGCCTGCTGGGCGAGTTCAGCCGACCATTTGAGCGGCGCGACGCAATGTTGGGCGCGTCGCTCATTATGCGCGCGAAGCATGTCGACCCATTGGTTTGGAGCCGGATCCTCTTTCAGTCCCGCGCACTGTTCCGGCGGCGGTTCCGGCGTGGAGGGCGCAATTTCCGGAAGCGCTCCGCAAATCATGCCGATCGCGTCGATGAAGAGTCCGGCGCGTCCCTGAATTCCTGTTATGGCTTCGCCGTTGCGACAAAGTTGATAATGGTCGGGGAATATGCTTGCGGGCGATCCAACGATGATCGACCGATAGGAGCCGTTGTACGGCGACCTGCATCCGAAATCGATCTCTTTGACGAATTTGTTCGACGAGTTGAGAAGCACCGCGGCGCCGGTGATCACCTGATTCAAGTTACAGGTTTCGATGCGCGAGACATTGCCGCCATTTCCACCGAACGCCGGGCCGATCGGATCGTAATCCAATCCTAAAGGACCGATTTTGGCGCAAATGACGGCGATCTGATCCAACCAGGATCCTGCCCGGTATTTCGCCCCAACCATGAAGTGTCCCGCGGGGCAGTCGAAACGAAAGGCGCCGCCGCCGGGGCCTCCGTAGAGAGGAAATTCTTGCGCCGCTCTGACGGGCGAAGCTGAGAGCAAAGAAAGACAAAGCGCGCCGAAGATAACCCCTCCGGCGCGCTGATTGAGCCACTTGAGGATTTTGCTGAATGCGGTTGAGCGCATGGACGGGCGTCCCAGTCTCAGTGAGAAATGATTCTAGCGTCAATCTTTCAGAAACGCTGGCGCAGTGATTTCGTTCCAGACCAGCGACCCCCCATCTGCGTCCGGGCTTTACTTTGTTTTCTGAATCATGCTCTCGAGTCGATTGCCGGCGGCGCGATGGGTCAGGATCTGTCTGATTTTATCAAAGATAATGACGGCCGCGTCCTCAGGGGGCGTCCCTTGCTGATAGATATTCGAAATCACCGTATACTCGTAACGCGCAGCCTTATTGGACCTGGCCGGGTCTTCCGGCTCGACGCGAAAAGCGAGATAGGCGGACATGCTCCGCGACGCCATGCCGTCGCCTCCAGGTCGTTCGCCGATGAGCGTGACGACGAGTTGCGGCTTCAGCGCGTTCCCGATTGCTTCTGCGAGCTTGACGCGGCCGTTGCGGGCGAGAAATGGCTCGCCGACGGTGACCTTCGCTCGCGAAAGCTCGGACAGGAGCGGCGGAAGAAGCCTCGGGATGTTGTGATGGATGGCTTCCGCGCTCAGTCCATCGGAAATGAGGATCTGAACGTCGCGACCCTCGGGCGTCAGCATCGCGAGCGCACGCGCGTCGAGAGTGGCGCCGAGTTCGGGATTATTCAAATGTTCAAGCTTCGTGGCGGCGGCGGTGTCGATGCGGCGAAGCGTGATCGGGCCGAGCTTCTCTTCTGACAATTCTGCATAAATCGACTCCCGCCCGAGGGCGAGATTGGCGCGCGTTCGACGTGAGACGTCATTGGAGGGCCGAGCGCCGGCATTGTCCCAGCCATAGGCCGCCGGCAGTTTTTTGCATCGTCTTTCGAACGCTCGCCCGTCGCTGAAAATGCGTGGATCGCCCCAGTTCGGGCCCCGCCGAAGAGCGCCCGTTTCATCCCTTTGAAAGATCCCGCGGTCGACCGCCCAGATCGCAAATTCCGGCGCAGTCGTGCGTTCGAAGATTTCTCTCAGCGTCTGGTCGTCGTGCCCGGACGTATCGAAATAGGCGAGCATGCGATCGACGCCGAGATAGACGTCCATGAAGTAATTGGCCCCCGCCGCCGTCAGCAGCGCCGTCGCGACCTGCTGGCCTTCGGTCGTTATTTCCGAGTGGAGCGTATAGCAGGGCGCCATGCCCATCGGCAGACCGAGGAGCTTGCCCATGAAATGATCCTGCAAATTCGACAGGATCATCTCCATGTTGGTTCGGTGTGTCTCAGGGCCGATGAAGCCTGTGACATTGTTGACCATGAAGGGATCATAGCGCCGCGCGAGGCCATAGCAGAGCGCCTCCGCGGTGGTCATGTCGACGCCATTATGTTTTCCGTAAGTGACTTCGCTTCCCTGCCCGGTTTCGAAATACATGAATTGTCTTGCGTCGCGACCGAGCGCGCCGCGTTCCGACATGACCGTGTAGGCATGGTCGAGAAGCGCGATCGTGCAGTCGAATTCCTCCGACAAGGTGCGCTCCGTTCCCGCCAGACTTTGAAACATGATTTCCACGGGCGCGCCATTTTCAAGGCAGGCGAGTTGCGTGCGAATGTGGGAAAGCACGCATATTTGCGTCGGCGCTCCGGCATGGCGTCTCACGGCGTCGATGTGCGTCAGCAGCCTTGTCGTGTTTTCCACCGTATCGATCGCCGGGTTGACGCCAATCAGAGCGTCGCCGGCCCCGAGACTGAGACCCGTGTGAATAAGCAAGGCGATGGCGTCGAGGTCGTCCGTCGGATCGTTGGGCTGAAGCCGGGAGGAAAGCGTATTTGGTAGTCCGACCGTTGTTCGCGCGGTTGCAGAGCACGACAGCTTTTTGCTGGCATAGATGAGCTCATGCACGTCCATGATTTTCGCGATCGCCGCCGCCATCACGCCGGTGACCCCTTGGCCCAAGCGCTTTACGACGGCGGCGTCGCCGCCAAGGATGGCGTCCTTCGCCGCGCCGACGGTCAAGGACGCGATCTCTCGGAACACAGTTAGGTCGATATCGTAATTGACCCGCATGACCTCGTCGACGACGCCATCGCCATCGCCATCGTCGAGAGGGGAATTGTAAATATGTTGCAAGGTCAAGCTGGAGAGAATGCGTCGCGCCGCCTCTCTCTCGAGATCGCTTGTCGCGGCCAGGCCGGCCAATCGATCTCCGGCCTTGTCGTAATCGGCAGCGCCGAGTAGGCGCTTCAGCCCTTTGAAAACGAACTTGCGATCGAAGAGCGTCGCCTCGAACGTCTCTATCGGACGAGGGTCCGGTATAGCAATCTTGGAAAGAGGCGTCAGACCACGCATCGGCGCATTCCTCTCATCCGCCGCCGAGCATGGCTCAGGCGTTGCTTCGGCTTTTGGTGCGATTATAGGACGTGACAAAACAGGCTCAAGCGGCGCTCCAGGAGGATAAGAAGGAACATTGAGACTGCCGAGCGGTTGAAGAGTGTTCGCTTGCCTTATGGGGATGACGCCCATGCCTGGTCGCCCTGCACGATCGCTTTCTCCGCTCATCTTGTCGCTTTTCGCTTCCGTGTGCTTTGCACAATCTTTGCCGGATGCGAGCTATCGCCCATTGCCCACCCGGCCTTTCGACGCGGTAAAGGCGGACGACGAGGCGAGTAAGGCCGGCGTCCAGCAGCAGCAGCGCGCATTGCTGGAAGAGCGTTACGATCTTTCTGACAAACCGATTCCCGGCCTGATGATGTCGGGCGGGCGCAAGGCGGTCCAGGGCGGCGTGCGCGTCAAGCTGCCCAAAGGCGCGACCTGGGACGGTCTCGGCACGATGGCGCCGGAGCAAATCCGGCAGAAGGGGCTCTTTCCCGCGGGCTTCCTGCCGCTTCCGCACGTCAAGCAATCAACCGGCGGGCAAGTCATACCCAAGGAGCAGATCGACGAAATCAGCCGTCAGGAGCGCCGCGACCTCAAACGCTTCGACGTCGATTTCGACCTGCCGGCGCATCTGACGCCAGAGTTTCCGCCGCCCATCTTTCTCACGACGCGCCCCGATCTTGGCGACGTCTCGCGCGGCCAGCTGCTAACGATCAGGAACCATTACAAGATGATGGTGGGGCTGCTGACGCCGGTGCAGCTCGAGGGTCTTCGCCTGCTTCTAACGCCATTTCCGCAGGAGGAATTCAATCAGACCGAAGAACGCAAGGTCGCGGAACAGTCGCTCGGCATTTCCTGCCTCGACTGTCATTCGAATTTCCACACCAACGCGGCTTTCCACCAGACGCCGGACCTTCGGCCCCAGGCCGTGCGCTTCAGGCTGGATACGGTAAGCCTGCGCGGCATGTTCAACCAGCAAATCCATGGGTCGAAGCGGTCTTTGCGCTCGGTCGAGGATTTCAGCGAATTCGAGCAGCGCACCGCCTATTTCAACGGCGATCAGGTCAGCGCCCAACGCAAGGGCGTGCATTTGCCCAACCGCGCGGATCAGGTCGCGATGATGGCGCAGATGCAGAACATCATCGACTTCCCGCCCGCGCCGAAGCTCGATCCGACCGGGCGCCTCGATCCGACGCGGGCGACGCAACAGGAGCTGGCGGGCGAGAAGCTGTTCCTGGGCAAGGGCCGATGCGCCGAATGCCATATCCCGAACCTCTCCTTCCTCGACAACAATATGCACGATTTGAAGGCTGAGCGATTCTACGAAATCGGCAAGAACATCAACGGGCTCATCGTCGTGCCGGATGGACCGATCAAGACCTTCACGCTGCGCGGGGTCAAGGATTCGCCGCCCTATCTGCACGACGGCCGGTTGCCGACCCTTGCGGATACGGTGGAATACTTCAACCTCGTGCTCGGCCTCCAGCTGACGCGCGAAGAGAAGGACAATCTGGTCGCCTATATGCTGGCGCTGTAAGCGGGGCGGCGCGTGAGTCGCCGCCCAAATTCATCGCCCGACCCGCGACCGGCCGACGTCTAACATTCCAGAAAGGCGCGCAACGCCCTCGAGCTTGCGTTGCACATACTGTCTGAACAGTGCAGTTTTAGCTTCCGTCAGCCCTGAGAACGCATAGGCGAAAGCGCCGGCGCCGGCGATTACGCCGAGCGTGACCAGCCAGTTGCCCATCGTCGCGTTTTGCAGCGCCCAGCCCGGCGCGAAGGTTTCGAGTCCGGCGCGGAGGAAAACGATGATGGGCAGATGCGTCAGATACAAGGAATAGGTGAAATTGCGAATGTCGAGCCGCGGGGCCGGCAGCGCCGCGAACAGGCGGGGCGCCGAAAATCGCGACGAGAGAAGCAGATTGGCGAAAGCGAGCGCGCAAACCACGTCGCTCGCGGTGCGCGCCGACGGGAAGGACTCGACGAGCGGCCCGCGCACCAGAAGGCGGATCGGAACGATCACAGTGATGAAGAGCGCCAGCGCCGCCCAGTAGGAGCGCATGAGCGGGCGCGGCGCCATCGCCACGACCGCGCCAGCGATCCACATGACGTAGCCCCAGAAGAAGAGGTAGGAAACGAGCGAAAAATAGCCGCAGACGAGGACGGCGAGGCAAAACCAGAAGAGCCGCGCGCGCGTCGACAGATGCGTTGCAATCGGCATCAGCAGCAGCGGGAAAGTAATATAATACCAGACCTCGACCGCGAGCGACCACAGCGGGATGTTCGTGCCGTAGGGCTCGGCCAGGATGTTTTGCAGATTGAGGAGATTGAGCGCGAAAACGTCGAAGCCGAAATGGCCGGCGAACATCGGATCGCTATAAAAACCGCCTCTCCTGAAAAGCGCGCCGCCGACGGCGTCGATCAGGAAAGTGAAGGCCAGCGCCGGAGCCAGCACGACATAGATGCGGGCGAACCGTTTCAGAAAATAAGCGTAATAGTATGACTCGCCGCTCCTCACGCCCCTGACGACCTCGCCGCCCACGAGATAGCCCGAGATCACGAAGAAGCCGACGACGGCCTTGTGGCCGACCTCCTTGTTGGAGACGAACCACCAGACATATTCGAAGAAATTATGCGGGGCGCTCATAATGTCGGCCTGCGCGAGCAGGAGGGCGGTCGCATGCATGACGACCACCGCGCCGGCGCTCATCCAACGGAAGAAGCTTATGTTGCGAGAGGCGAATGCCTCGGTCGTCGGCGTCATCGAAGATCGCTTCGCATTCAGGCCAAATGAAAAGCCCAGTGGTTCCTTTTGATCGCATCGAGGATGCGCCCCGCGGCGTCCGCCCATGACGACCCCAGCACGCGTTCGGGGTGGGCTGGCGCGAGGCCCGCTTCCCAGCGCCGGATGGCGTCGGCCAGAGCCGCCGGATCGTTCAACGCGAAATAGATGGCGCCGTCGCGGCCGATCTCTCTGAAAACGGGGATGTCGCTGCAAAAAACCGGCTTGCCGCAGCGCGACGCCTCGATCACCGGCAGTCCGAAGCCTTCTGCAAAAGAGGGGAAAACCAGAGCGGACATGTGCGCATAGAGAAAGGCGAGTTCAGCGTCGTCGACATCGTCGAACCAGAACAGCCGGCGGCCGAATTCGGGGTGGGTCGTGATGCGCGCGACAAGCCGATAATCGAACCAGCCCCGCCGCCCGACGAAGACGAGCCGCGCCGGATGGCCTTGCGCCCACAGCCGCTCGAAGGCGTCGAGCGCGACGAGATGGCCTTTTCTCGGCTCGAGCGTGCCGACGCAGAGAAAGACCGGCGCGTGGTCCTGCACGACCTTCGCGATCTTTTCTCGCGCCTTAGCGGTCGAATTGGGCGCGAAATGGGAGGCGTTGTGAAACCAGCCAATCGAGAGGCCCGGCCGGTGCGCAAGGTTCTTGTCTTCGATCAGCGCGCGGAGATCGGCGCCAGAGGCGCGAGAGATGGTGAGAACGCCGTCGGCGCTGGGCAGAATATCCCGCAGCCACGGCCCGAACAGCGCGACTGTCCGCTCATGGCAGACGGCCGGGAAAAGCTCGGGGATGACATCGTGCACGCAGACGATCACCCGCCCGCCGCCGGCGTGAACCGCGTCGAATACGCCTGCATAGGCTTGCGGGTAATTCCAGGCGTCGGCGAGGATGAGAAGCTGGTCGCCGGGTGCGACCGCGAGCTCCGTATCTCCCGCCCTGTCCTTGGCGCCGATCGGCGCCACGCATTCGAGAAGCCGGCCCTTGTCGCATCTCACCAGCAGGCAATGCGCCGGATCGGCGGCGAGGAGAGCGTTGGACAAATCCTTGGCGACCCGCTCGATCCCCGTTCCCATGTCGCGCTCGACCGTGCCTGTCACGTCGATCAGAATGCGACGCGGCTCCGCCGCCCGCGTTTCGCCAGCTTCGGCGGAAGCGGCGCCCGTCGTCGCGGGAGCGGGCGCGGCGGAGAAGAGGCGGCGCGCGAAGCCGGCCAAGGCCTCCTCGAGACGCAGCAGCGGGCGCACCACGAGCCAGCTTGCGGTATAGATGATTTCGTAACGTTCCTTCTTCAGTTGAAGGACTTCCGCGTAGAGATATTGCAGCTGATGGGCCAAGAGCCCTTCCTGCTCCGCGAGGCGGGACGAAGCGTCTTTTTCGCGGGCTTCCGCGGCGAAATCGTCATGCGTGCGCAAAAGAAACATTCTCCTGCCGCGGATGGGGCGTCATGGCGAAAGATCACACATGCCCCTGCCTGTCAAAACCGCGGTCATAGGCTCGGGCCGGCCGCCGAGCTTGACCTCCAACGCCGCTCTTGCGACCCGGGGGCTTGGAGCCCCTACTCGCGCGCATATTCGTCGCACTGTTCCCTGGAGTAGGCGCCGAGGCTCATGCAATCCCCAAAGCGGTCGCGACTGAATTCCTGGGCGAGCAGCACAGCCAGGATGACGGCGGCGGCGACATAGACGGCGACAAGCAAGGCCCCGCCGAGACGTCCCATGCGCGCCACGTCACAGGCCGGGCGGCAGTTTTTCGTAGCGTTTGCGATCGGCGTCTATCACGCGCGCGAGAGCGCTGCACTTTTGCTGATCATTCGGATTTTGGGCGACGCAGATCTGATAGGCTTCGAGCGACTGTTCGTAGGAACTGACGGCGTATTCCCTGTTCGCCGCATCCTTGACGCTTTGCGGGCTGCTGTTGCAGCCGGTCAGGCCGAACATGAGAACGGCGACGCCCAAATAGCGCATATCTCCCCTCTTTGAGTAAATTCCTAGCGCAAGGTCACCGGCCAAAATAGCCCGTTGGCCGAAATTGTCACGTTGACCGGAGTCATGCAGGCGTAGGGGATGTAGATCGCCTCTCCCCTGGCGAAGCTGCGGCCGGCATACCAGTAGTCGAAAGTCTGGCACTTGCCATTGTTCACCGCCACGCCTTCGACCTCCGCGACCGCTGGTCCGACCACGAGGCATTCGATCCAGCGATAGCCGCTGAATGTCTGCAATTCGGGCAGGAAAGCCGCCGTTTCCAACAGCCGGCAGGCGAAAGGCCCAGCTTGCGCCTTGGCGGGCGCGGACCCGACGAGGGCGATCGAGAAGAAGAGGCTGGCGCAAAAAAGCTTTACCATGGCGATGATTCCCGTCATGCCCGTCGGCTTTTTCATAAAGCATCAGGCAGAGCTTCGCATATTGCGTTTTTTGCTCGGCGGGCGAGGCGGCATTTTTTGCGAGAAAGGACATCACCCGTGGCGAGGATAGATCGGGAAGACATGGCGGCGATGGCGGCGGCGGCGGCCTTGGTCGGCGCAGCTGGCGGCGCACATCTTTGGCACGCCGGGCCAATTCTTGGTTTCCTCGCCAGCGCCGTGGCGCTTGCCGGCGTCGCCCATGTGATTGGGGAGGCGACGGATCAGGTCGGCAATCACCTCTCCCCCGCCGCCACCGGCCTCGTCCAGTCCGCCGTCGGCAGCCTGCCCGAGCTGTTCGTCTGCATTTTCTCGCTGCAAGCCGGCCTCGTCACTGTCGTGCAGGCGGCGCTGATCGGCTCGATCCTGGCCAATGTCCTGCTGGTGCTGGGCCTGGCCTTTATCGTCGGCGGCTGGCGTCACGGGGTCCTGGTCTTTGGCGTGCGCACGACGCGAATGATCGCCTCGCTGCTGTTGCTCGCGGTCTCGGCGCTGTCTCTGCCGACCCTCGCCAATGAGCTGCATCTGCCGGCGGCCGCTCATGAGCAGCCGCTGGCGGTCGTCTGCGCCGTCGTCCTGCTGCTCGTCTTCGCCATCATGACCAAGGAAATGCTCGGACCCGGCCAGCGCACCGTCCCGGCGGAGGCGCACGCACGCGCCCACGCCTGGCCGCTGTCGGTCGCAGTCGGCGTGCTTCTGGTCTGCGCCGCGGCGGCCGTGCTGGTCTCGGACTGGTTCGTCGAGGCGCTCGAGCCGGCGATGGATACGCTCGGATTCAGCCAGACTTTCGCCGGCCTCGTCGTCGTCGCCATCGCCGGCAACGCCATCGAGAACGTCGTCGGCATCCGCCTGGCGGCGGCGGGCAAGGCGGATCTCGCCGTCAGCGTCGTGCTGACGAGCGCGCTGCAAGTCGCGGTCGTGGTCGTGCCGATCCTGGTGCTCGTGAGCGTCGCGCTCGGCGGCCCGCCCTTCACCCTCGCCATCCCGACCATCCTCGCGGCCGCCATGTTTCTTTCGGTCATGGTGGTTACGGTGGTGACCGTGGACGGCGAGGCCGACATGGTCGACGGCGCGGCGCTCATCGGCCTTTATGTGATCATCGCGGCGATCTTCTGGTGGGGCTAGCTAGGAGCTCGGCCGTCCCACGGTGTCGGCCATCACCGCCCCGCGCTC
Proteins encoded in this window:
- a CDS encoding sodium:proton exchanger: MARIDREDMAAMAAAAALVGAAGGAHLWHAGPILGFLASAVALAGVAHVIGEATDQVGNHLSPAATGLVQSAVGSLPELFVCIFSLQAGLVTVVQAALIGSILANVLLVLGLAFIVGGWRHGVLVFGVRTTRMIASLLLLAVSALSLPTLANELHLPAAAHEQPLAVVCAVVLLLVFAIMTKEMLGPGQRTVPAEAHARAHAWPLSVAVGVLLVCAAAAVLVSDWFVEALEPAMDTLGFSQTFAGLVVVAIAGNAIENVVGIRLAAAGKADLAVSVVLTSALQVAVVVVPILVLVSVALGGPPFTLAIPTILAAAMFLSVMVVTVVTVDGEADMVDGAALIGLYVIIAAIFWWG
- a CDS encoding glycosyltransferase family 1 protein, with amino-acid sequence MRTHDDFAAEAREKDASSRLAEQEGLLAHQLQYLYAEVLQLKKERYEIIYTASWLVVRPLLRLEEALAGFARRLFSAAPAPATTGAASAEAGETRAAEPRRILIDVTGTVERDMGTGIERVAKDLSNALLAADPAHCLLVRCDKGRLLECVAPIGAKDRAGDTELAVAPGDQLLILADAWNYPQAYAGVFDAVHAGGGRVIVCVHDVIPELFPAVCHERTVALFGPWLRDILPSADGVLTISRASGADLRALIEDKNLAHRPGLSIGWFHNASHFAPNSTAKAREKIAKVVQDHAPVFLCVGTLEPRKGHLVALDAFERLWAQGHPARLVFVGRRGWFDYRLVARITTHPEFGRRLFWFDDVDDAELAFLYAHMSALVFPSFAEGFGLPVIEASRCGKPVFCSDIPVFREIGRDGAIYFALNDPAALADAIRRWEAGLAPAHPERVLGSSWADAAGRILDAIKRNHWAFHLA